The following proteins come from a genomic window of Leisingera daeponensis DSM 23529:
- a CDS encoding alpha/beta fold hydrolase — protein MTPTTLPPSEPYGTVTCQRAGRGDPVVLIHGVGMQSAAWGPQFDALSNAHEVIALDMPGHGGSAPLPEGAELPDYVAWLHEVLTALDLGPVSLAGHSMGALIAGGYAVCHPQNAARAALLNGVFRRSAGARAAVEARAAEIRAGSFDLETPLARWFGESEADQSARAQVAEWLSAVNLQGYAAAYTAFARGDSTYADGFAGIRCPLLALTGDGDPNSTPAMAEAMAAAAPRGRAVVIEGHRHMVNLTAPAAVNAALRDWLNTEGEPS, from the coding sequence ATGACGCCGACAACCCTGCCGCCGTCTGAGCCTTACGGCACCGTCACCTGCCAGCGGGCGGGGCGTGGCGATCCGGTGGTGCTGATCCACGGGGTCGGGATGCAATCGGCGGCCTGGGGGCCGCAGTTTGACGCGCTCTCGAACGCTCACGAAGTAATCGCGCTGGACATGCCCGGCCACGGCGGCAGCGCGCCGCTGCCGGAGGGCGCGGAGCTGCCGGACTATGTGGCGTGGCTGCATGAAGTGCTGACGGCGCTGGATCTGGGGCCGGTGTCGCTGGCGGGTCATTCCATGGGGGCGCTGATTGCCGGCGGCTATGCGGTCTGCCATCCTCAGAATGCGGCCCGCGCGGCGCTGCTGAACGGGGTGTTCCGCCGCTCAGCCGGGGCACGGGCTGCGGTGGAGGCACGCGCCGCCGAAATCCGGGCGGGGAGCTTTGATCTGGAAACGCCGCTGGCGCGCTGGTTCGGGGAGAGTGAGGCAGACCAGAGCGCACGGGCGCAGGTCGCGGAATGGCTGTCTGCCGTGAACCTTCAGGGCTACGCCGCCGCCTACACCGCCTTTGCCCGCGGGGACAGCACCTATGCGGATGGCTTTGCGGGCATCCGCTGCCCCCTGCTGGCGCTGACCGGCGATGGCGATCCGAACTCCACGCCCGCGATGGCTGAGGCGATGGCCGCTGCCGCGCCGCGGGGACGGGCGGTTGTCATTGAGGGCCACCGGCATATGGTCAACCTGACTGCGCCCGCCGCGGTCAACGCCGCGCTGCGGGACTGGCTGAACACGGAAGGGGAGCCGTCATGA